One window of bacterium genomic DNA carries:
- a CDS encoding ABC transporter ATP-binding protein, translating into MIEVEYLSKRYKNVEALKGVSFSVEQGDIYGFIGPNGAGKTTTIRILATLLLPNGGSARIAGHDCIREPDKVRRIIGYMPDYFGVYNDLLVWEYLDFFGAAYRIPRADRAKIIDHILELTNLGVKRDSFVSELSKGMKQRLCLARTLIHDPDVLILDEPASGLDPRARIEMRELLKELKSMNKTIFISSHILHELSDFCNKVGIIELGEMVVSGDINAILKQVQTGQLILIEFAPGTDLQAAMEAARGYPKVAEVWERDVDALEVHFEGAEDETSQLMAHLLAAGFKVKSFKEAVDNLEDIFMKVTKGKVQ; encoded by the coding sequence ATGATCGAAGTCGAATACCTTTCCAAGCGTTACAAGAACGTGGAAGCCCTCAAGGGAGTCTCGTTCTCGGTCGAGCAGGGCGACATTTACGGCTTCATCGGCCCCAACGGCGCGGGCAAGACGACCACCATCCGCATCCTCGCAACGCTTCTTCTTCCCAACGGCGGCAGCGCCCGCATCGCCGGCCACGACTGCATCCGGGAGCCGGACAAGGTGCGCCGCATCATCGGCTACATGCCGGACTATTTCGGCGTATACAACGATCTTCTCGTCTGGGAATATCTGGATTTCTTCGGCGCCGCGTACCGCATCCCCCGCGCCGACCGCGCGAAGATAATAGACCACATCCTCGAACTCACCAACCTGGGCGTCAAGCGCGACAGCTTCGTTTCCGAGCTTTCCAAGGGGATGAAGCAGCGCCTCTGCCTCGCCCGCACGCTCATCCACGACCCCGACGTGCTCATCCTGGACGAGCCGGCCAGCGGCCTTGACCCGCGCGCCCGCATCGAGATGCGCGAGCTCCTGAAAGAGCTAAAGAGCATGAACAAGACGATATTCATCTCCAGCCACATCCTGCACGAGCTGTCCGACTTCTGCAACAAGGTGGGGATAATCGAGCTCGGCGAAATGGTGGTTTCGGGCGACATAAACGCGATCCTCAAGCAGGTGCAGACGGGCCAGCTTATTTTGATCGAGTTCGCGCCCGGCACCGACCTGCAGGCGGCGATGGAGGCCGCCCGCGGCTATCCGAAGGTGGCCGAGGTGTGGGAGCGGGACGTGGACGCGCTGGAGGTGCACTTCGAAGGCGCGGAGGACGAGACCTCGCAGCTTATGGCGCACCTGCTGGCCGCCGGATTCAAGGTGAAGAGCTTCAAGGAAGCGGTGGACAACCTCGAAGACATCTTCATGAAGGTGACGAAGGGGAAGGTGCAGTAA